ACCACTCTAGACAAGACTTCATCATAAACCTCTTCATGGATTACCGCTCGAGAGCAAGCGGAACACTTCTGGCCAGAGAACCCGAAGGCGGAAACCGTAATCCCGTGAGCAGCTAGCTCAAGATCAGCATCCCGATCCACAACAATGGTATCCTTACCGCCCATCTCAGCAACCAATCGCTTGATCCACTTCTGGCCAGGAGCAAACTTCGCCGCCCGCTCATTTATTCGAAGTCCTACTTCTCTCGACCCCGTAAAGCTAATAAAACGAGTAAGAGGATGATCCACCAAATAGTCCCCTACCTCTGCTCCGCTTCCAGGAGTATAGTTCACAACGCCCTCCGGTAATCCTGCATCCTCTAAGATTTCAAAGAATTTCGCAGCGATAACAGGGGTGGTGCTTGCAGGCTTAAGAACGACTGTATTCCCTGCGACGATGGCTGCTGTGGTCATCCCCACCATAATCGCCAGAGGGAAGTTCCAAGGCGGAATTACAACCCCGACACCAAGTGGGATATAGTACAACTCGTTATCTTCACCCGGCAGTCTGGTAAGCGGGTGACGCTCGCCAAGCTTCACCATTTGCCTAGCGTAGTACTCCATAAAATCGATTGCTTCCGCCGTATCTCCATCTGCTTCCGGCCAGGTTTTACCCGCTTCTTTTACCAGCCATGCTGAGAACTCATGCTTACGTCTCCTCATAATCGCAGCCGCTTTAAACAAGTATCTCGCTCGATGATCAGGGGGAACGGCTTTCCAGCTTTCGAAGGTGTGGGCAGCCGTCTGAATGGCCTTCTCCGCTAAATCACGGTCAGCTTTGGAAGCGGTTCCTATAACTTGGCTTTTGTTCGCCGGGTTGATGGATGTCATTTTAGTCTCTGTTTTTATTCTTTCTCCACCAATAATTAAGTCATAATGTTGACCAAGCTCACCCTCCACCTTTTGCAAAGCTTGCTCAAATTCTTTACGATTTCTTTCATCCGTAAAATCCGTAAACGGTTCAGGACGATAATCAATTAACACGGGTCATTCCCTCCTTCAATCAGTTACTCATAGATTGCCCAATGAAGGAGAGAAATGTGTAAAGGGCCTAAACCTCCTTTAACACCCTCTCTAATTTATCTTTCACTCCCGACCATTCACGGTCAAGAATGCTAAAGTAGACTGTATCTCGAAAGTACCCATCACGCAGAATACGATGATTGCGCAGCTTTCCTTCATACTGAGCTCCCAAACGGGCTATCGCTGTACAAGAACGCTCATTCCGAGAATCGGCCTTTAACTGAACTCGAATCGCACCACACTCCTCAAAGGCATGACGTAGAAGAAGATACTTACACTCCGAATTCACTCTAGTCCTCCAGAAAGAAGGATTGATCCATGTCCACCCAATCTCGAGCCCTCGGTTGGCAGATACAATTTCTAGATAACGAGTACTGCCTGCGATTTGATCCGACTCCTTATCTATAATTGTGAAAACGACGGATTGACCTGCCTCTTGTTCCGCTATCGCTTCCCGAATGAAAATCTCTGCACTCTCCCTCGAGTTCACAGGATAAGGCATGTAAGGCCAAATCTCTGGTGCTTGGCCAGCCTTTATTAATCCCTCGATATGGATAGGACTAATGGGTACTAGCTTGACTCGCCTTCCTTCTAAGGTAATAGGTTCAACTTTCATATCTAACACTCTCCCTCTATCCAAAAAGACTTCTACTTTCATCATGTTAGAAGAATTATTGACAGATAAAAAGGTCCATTTTATCCTTGTTTTTATAGACCAATTATGGTGAAGGAGTTTAATAGATGGACTTCCTATTCCCTCTTAGCGATTATGAAAAGAAGTATAAGTATAAATATCTAGCCCTTTATCATGCTTTAAAGGATGCTATTCATTCTGGGACTCTTGTTAAAGGAACGAAGCTTCCGTCTAGTCGAGAGTTCGGGAAGGTTTATTCTTTTTCGCGTGGAGTCGTGGGTCAAGTCTACGATATGCTCGCTGCAGAAGGGTATATATCAGGTACCGTAGGAAGTGGCACCTATGTCTGTTATCCATTCGTGAATCACTCCAACCATCATCAGCCATTGCGCGTTGTGGCCATCTCCGAGTGGGCGAAGCGATTAGAAGCCATCCCCCTTAGACAAAGAATCGAGAAACACGCAACAATAGACTTTTCCATTGGTTATCCTGATCTCTCCGCCTTTCCTTCAGAAGAGTGGAACCGGGTGATGTATTCGATGGTCAGAGAGTTAACTAGCCAATCCCGCAAGGAAGCATTCCAGTCCGCCGGTCATTATCCACTTCGAGAAGCTATTGCGTATTATCTCCGACGCGCACGGGGAATCAACACGAATCCCGAAAATATTGTCATCGTGGGCGGCTCCATGCAAGCCATTGCCCTTATCGCTCAATTATTAATTAACCCAGGGGACCAAGTGGTGATCGAAAATCCGAGTTATACCGGTATCCATCATGCCATCATGGCAACAGGAGGAATTCCTCTCCCAGCAGATGTAGATGATCAAGGTATTGTCCCACAGGACTGGAAGAGCCATCTCGTGTTCGTGACTCCGAGTCGGCAATTTCCAACAGGAGTTGTTTCGACTTTAGAAAGAAGGCTAGAACTCCTTGCATGGGCAAACAAGCAGAATGCTCTTATCGTAGAAGATGATTACGATAGTGAGTTCAGACGCGAGGGAAGGCCCATTGAGCCCCTTAAGGTCTTGGATCGTGAGGATCGAGTTCTTTACATTGGTACATTTTCAAAGACATTGCTTCCGGATCTTAGAATCGGATATGCTGTACTGCCTTCCTCCCTAATTGTTCCTTTTATGAAGGCAAGACAGCTGTTCGATCCTCACCCTTCCTCTATTGTGGAACAGAGAACCGTAGCTGCCTTTATGAACAGCGGCCAATACGAGCGCCATCTTCGAAGAATGAAAAGAATTTACAGTCGAAAATATGAAGTTATGTCTGTCCTACTTGAGGAACAGCTAGGTGATCTCTTTGAATGGGTAC
The Ammoniphilus sp. CFH 90114 DNA segment above includes these coding regions:
- the pruA gene encoding L-glutamate gamma-semialdehyde dehydrogenase yields the protein MLIDYRPEPFTDFTDERNRKEFEQALQKVEGELGQHYDLIIGGERIKTETKMTSINPANKSQVIGTASKADRDLAEKAIQTAAHTFESWKAVPPDHRARYLFKAAAIMRRRKHEFSAWLVKEAGKTWPEADGDTAEAIDFMEYYARQMVKLGERHPLTRLPGEDNELYYIPLGVGVVIPPWNFPLAIMVGMTTAAIVAGNTVVLKPASTTPVIAAKFFEILEDAGLPEGVVNYTPGSGAEVGDYLVDHPLTRFISFTGSREVGLRINERAAKFAPGQKWIKRLVAEMGGKDTIVVDRDADLELAAHGITVSAFGFSGQKCSACSRAVIHEEVYDEVLSRVVELTKGLKMGDPAEMHNFMGPVVDEGAYNKILEYIEIGKQEGRLMTGGAKGDETGYFIQPTVFADVDPKARIMQEEIFGPVVAFTKARDFDHALEIANNTEYGLTGSVYSRNRAHLEKARTEFHVGNLYFNRKCTGAIVGVHPFGGFNMSGTDSKAGGPDYLLLFTQAKLTSELL
- a CDS encoding GNAT family N-acetyltransferase, with product MKVEPITLEGRRVKLVPISPIHIEGLIKAGQAPEIWPYMPYPVNSRESAEIFIREAIAEQEAGQSVVFTIIDKESDQIAGSTRYLEIVSANRGLEIGWTWINPSFWRTRVNSECKYLLLRHAFEECGAIRVQLKADSRNERSCTAIARLGAQYEGKLRNHRILRDGYFRDTVYFSILDREWSGVKDKLERVLKEV
- a CDS encoding PLP-dependent aminotransferase family protein; the encoded protein is MDFLFPLSDYEKKYKYKYLALYHALKDAIHSGTLVKGTKLPSSREFGKVYSFSRGVVGQVYDMLAAEGYISGTVGSGTYVCYPFVNHSNHHQPLRVVAISEWAKRLEAIPLRQRIEKHATIDFSIGYPDLSAFPSEEWNRVMYSMVRELTSQSRKEAFQSAGHYPLREAIAYYLRRARGINTNPENIVIVGGSMQAIALIAQLLINPGDQVVIENPSYTGIHHAIMATGGIPLPADVDDQGIVPQDWKSHLVFVTPSRQFPTGVVSTLERRLELLAWANKQNALIVEDDYDSEFRREGRPIEPLKVLDREDRVLYIGTFSKTLLPDLRIGYAVLPSSLIVPFMKARQLFDPHPSSIVEQRTVAAFMNSGQYERHLRRMKRIYSRKYEVMSVLLEEQLGDLFEWVPSDGGLHVYGWWKGKLEEYLSFKQSCSENGVTWTDASPYFYGASPPAACLGFSHPTFEEIREGIKIMGRVDW